The stretch of DNA aaacagctgataaaaacatcacaattaatcCAAACCACTGcaatccatcagttaacatcttgagaagatgaaagctgcgtgtttgtaagaaacaaatccaccattaagatgttttaaacttACTTCTGTCTAAAATAGAAATCCCTTATCCAttataatgcttcctccagtgaaaaatccATCTCCTggtgtctctcacatcaaaatccagagccgttttggcttgtaaacagtgcttgatctgtgcacatttctctcctgattcagaccagaccagGATTTCACTGgaagaaacattattatggatTGTGGATGtgtattttagttaaaaacagcTTAACAATGGATTTATTTCTCACAAATGCAGTTTTGCTTAGGCTTCACCAGATTAATCAGATTACTTATTATATACAGATTACAAGATTATatggataacttgtggattattgtgatgtctttagcatctgtttggactttcattccgagggcacccattcacatccattggtgagctaatgatggaatgctacatttttccaaatctgatgaagaaacaaactcttcacCTCTCACATGGCCTGAaggtaacaattttttttagaaaactttcatttttggataaactagtGCTTTAACAGCTAAAGAATTGTTTAATGTAAGCAATAATGTTATTTGAGATGGATTGCATTGCATGTTATTGTATAAAAATGTAGTGTTTGTTGTAAGATACTGTATTTCCCACTTCCTTTTCACCAGAAGCACTGTTGCAAGCAACAAATCATCCACAGTGCACATTTGCATCCTCAGATTTCTTCTGAACAAACTGTGCTCATGAAATGACACAAGACTTCATGAGGATCATCCAGAGGTCAGATATGAAGAACTGGCTGTGGATCTGATATCTATCCTGTGCAGTGGGTACAGTGGCTCTTCTGTTCGGATAGTGAGTGTAACATGAGCTGCTGTCAACTCCTTCCTCCAAACactgactgcacacacacacacaatgttttatGCATAAAAGGGCATAAGCGGGTCATGATGATGTGGTCATGTGTGCAAGAGCTAAGAGACGATCTGAGGGAAGCTGTGTTAAAATGGGATTTTGTGCAGCAGAGCACGAGTCTGATCATGAAATTGCATGCAAACTGTTTAATGTATGCATCAACTGAACATAGatatttaacagtaataataatagtaagtcACAGATCCACCACTAATGAACATTTAGACACGCATACCGTGTTCAAACTCATGATCGTATTAAAACATGTGAGAACCGAGTTGAAAACACAAGGACTGTCTTTAACACAAACGCCAGAGTATAATCAGCCCTTTACACTAGTTCTCCACCCCGACTTCCTCCACCTACCACCACGTTGCATGCAGACACGCGTCCTACCCATAGAAGGGCATGGGCGGAGTCCGAGCGCGCCTGCCGCGCAGCGATTGGACACTGCGCCTGATCAGATGCGCGCTGATTGGTCCCCAGCGCTTGGTCCGATCTTGTCTCATTCCGTTAATCACGCCGCGCTCATGGGACGCCGAAGAGGAACCGGATCACCGCATCCTTGTTAAACGGCGTCTGTTTGTCGGCGTGCGTCGATCTGCGTTGAGGAAGAATGCTGGAAAACAAGAGGGAGAGACTGAAAACCTTCCTGAGAAAGATCGACGAGAGCGCCATATCGCGAATCAAGCATTTGATGAAGGAGAGGTGAGAAGAATAACCGCTATCAGCTGTCGACATCCGATCGTCACATACGCAGCTCATTTACATATGTTAATACTGTGTTCTTCTTATAATTACAAGGTGCCAGTGTGTTGGTTTTGATAAGTGTTTGTGATGAGCTGTGAAATATAGTGGAATATAGGTCAGATTGGTGGAGTTTTACAGTTATAACCCACCCTACTATGCGTGCGCGTGCACGCGTGTGATGACATTATTGCTTCCTGATGATTGATTTATCTTATTCAAATAGATTAGAGATCATTTATTTACGACTTCATATGTCTTTATAGTAAACAAATTGCTTTATTACACTCAGTTTTACACATCATACAATTATTAGTGGTTTTTACTGCATTCGTGTTACTGTggtacaatttataaaaaaaaaataccatggaaTTAACACCACTGTGTTTTTGGAAGGGGACCATGGTAGAGCATTGGATTAGCATGAATTACCATGTTTAAATACATGTCACCAGAGTAAAATAATGTGGTAACATGCCAACTTCCATTGCTGTACCATGTTTTTATTTCaacacagttttgtttttatgtgtataatagtaataatatttgtttttatttgccgGTACCAGTGTGTGTTTGGTCATGCCATGCCTATGGTATTACCGTGGTGCATATATGatattgtatatgtatgttaATTTATGGCATGATGCATATCTGACCGtttctgtttttgttgtgtttacatTGCAAGTCATCTTAAAAACCTCCAAACTCCTGAAAGCAGCCCTGCGGTGTAATATAATAtcatctctgtgtgttgttgttattattagagTCATTAAGGCAGTATTGTACCTGGATCACATCACTCATGCTATTGTAAAGGAATTACTGGGCTAGTTTTAGACTAGAGCTGATTTCCCTGACTCACATCCAGTGAGCCAGTTACTTGTGACTTACATTAATTTCCATTCAACCATTTGATGGAAAATGGCCATTAATACACCAGCTGTTCTCATGCCCATGGAGCATGAATGGTGCGGCCCTCATCTGCAGTTGTGACACAAACAAACCAATCCACATCGCCGTTATGCGTCAGATTCCTAACCCTCATCAAGGTGCAAGATTTCCATTTACTTGAGCAGTTTAAATGCAAATGACCCTTTTCTTGGCCAGATTGATTCGTCTTCAGTGAAGGTCCTAAACATAATTGGTAGCTGGAATGTGTCATAATCAGATTACGAGTTTGAAAGTGTCGACGTTACATCACAATGCCCAGTAAGTGCTTTAGATGGTCAACCATTTCTCCAGATAAACAGGTGATCTCATAGACCCTCCGTTGTATTGGTATTCCAACACACATGGGTCATGTTATCTATCCACATCTATTTTTAGCCCAAAAGCTTGTTCCAGGAGGTGTGCTGGGTCATGACAAGCTGTCTAGGCTAATTTTGTTTCCCAGTGGAATTGAATTGGCTTCTCCGAGCCTTGTAAAGAAAACTATGGGCCCTGACCACTTATCATACCCATGGATATGGGAATGTAAAGGACACAAGTTATGCTTGAGGTCTTGCACAACTGCTTTAGAGCGGCGCTACTACTTCAGTGGAACGTTGTTTGGATGGAGTCGAGGTTGTTTAGAAGGTCATTTCCCATTTTTGAGTACATTTGGACCACTCCTTGTAAATGTGAATGTGGCTTTCAGATTTAGCAGATTAAAGTCTTTCTTCCTCTTAGTACATAAATTCCCATCAGCAATCTCAGATCTTTGTGAACCCGTTGCCTGCAAACATTCAAGGGTCTCAGCGTTTTCCAGTCCCCAGCATTTCACGCTGATTTGGTGAAATCCAGGTTGACATATTGGCGCCCTCATTCTTCAGCACCTTTACTGAAAGCAATACTTGCTTGACGTACTTCCCCAAAGCAAAGTTCCCCTACGCTATCAGAACTGCGCCAAAAGAAGAAGATAATGTCAGTTTCATCTGATTCCTGGTTGGAATTTCCACTTTTGGACTCTATTAGTCCATGGAAAGAAAGGGCTCTTTCTGTTTAGGCTGAAGAAGTGACACTGATGCATTCAAGCCACATGATTTGCACGAATGTCCTCTGTGTTATTGGTTTGGCCCCCATCCACCAGTGGCAAGCTGTTGTTTGCCCACATGGATTGGTGTTGGCTCTTGAACCAACATCATGGCTCGATAGATGTCAAGGCCTAATCCTTGTCCTACACCTTTCTTTGTGGACGTTAACTCCGTTTTCATGGTTACACCAGGTTTTAAGAGTTTGACCTTTGTTTTTGGATTAGTTTCTTTTGCAACTCCTCTCAAGTCTTCAGACCAGTTTTTGGTATATTTTTAGAGATGGATTTGAACTTTGGACTTCATGTAGTTTTTATAGATTGGTTTTTGTTATAGGACAACTTGGTGTGGTTTGTTGTTGATTTAAATGGTATAGCTCAAGATCAAGTTTTCATGTGGTTAACATCACTTTCATTTCCCTTTTTTTCAGCAAACACCCACTCAGCTTATTTATCACTGTTTGATGAATGACCTGTTCTCTCTGTGTGGTTTAACTGCTTCTGCTCAAGTCTATTCATTTAGCAATTTGGGAAGTACATGACTTACTCAATTGGTGAACTCATTTGGAGGCTTTCTTGAAGATGATCTTTGATTTCCTGGTGTGCAACGTTGGCAAAATTCAACCTGTTGATCTCTGGTTTACATGCCAGCTTCTTGGCAGTGATCTTGGAATGCGTTCCAGACGACAGTTCCTCCCATCCATCAAGCAGTGGTGATCTAGTACCCTTGTGTTTTACAGAGCGTGGACATCTCATGCTTATGTAATGAAAACTGACCTGATATTCTCCATATCATGTTATGCTTGTCTGCTTCATGAAACCAAGTAAACCCTCACTTAATCTTCTCTGTTAGAACATGGCGTCTTGTTTCTAAACAGAAGGACAGAATGGCCTAAAAAATACGGATTAAAAATAAGTGCAGAACTTAAGATTGAAGAACTGCATGTTTTCAGGCCTGGACAAGGATCTTTTAGCTGTCTTGGCTGATTCACAGTGCAGGTCTGGACGTATATGAGCTAATGCATTTCCATTGTCAGACATCGGCCTTGAATGCTTGTGTATGTGCAGTGTGCATTAGGCCAGAGATGAATCATCCCGATTTATAATGGCACAAGGAGGTCAGGGTTCGGATGGAGAAACGGTTCATTGGTAATTGACCTGGAACTTGGTGTTGCCCTCATCTTAAGGTGGTCACAGGTCtcttaaaatttttataattgcaATAACAATATACCGTGTAAAGCATGACTTGTCTGATTCATTGTTGTTACCGTCAATCTAAGTAAAGGTTAACTgggaaaaatataatgaaaaatcagCTACAGAATTTCTCATGTAGTTTAActtaatttcataaaataactcaaactaaaagtgaaataaaaatttgTGCAGTCCATAGATATTAAAAAGAGAaaagtaaagtttaaaataaaacatgaaattggTGAAAAACTAATTCCACACAATAATAATTCAATGATACGAAAATAACACCGgtttgaatttattaaaaaatgtttttaactgttttgaTGAGAAATGTAACTTATTAGAGATTAATAGATACAAGATCTTGATTACTGATGAATTTTTATGTTGTGCTGTGTAATGTTTAgtgtttaattttcttttcaaaCATAATTAAGTTGGACATGTTCATTTTTCATTTGAGTTTGGATTTAGAAGtgaaattaacaaatattatcagaatttaatctttttaatctttttgacTTTCAcccaatgaaatgtttttttatttttttattttttacataagcTTGATTTTGATTTGTATTAGCTGCCATAATCAAAAGTAACCATTGCTTGAAATGGATTTTGTTCACTTTtccataccttttttttttttagttttgttttttgcattttttgtcttTAGATTTGTATTGAATTAAAATTTAAGTAATAATAGTATTTCTTTATTTGATGTAAAAGTAACAATTTTTGGGCACTTTCAAAGTCAGATTTAAGCGTTTCTACAAGATTATACTGGATTTTGGCCAGCTTGTCTGTGTGAATCTGTTGTCTGGAtatgtaattgatttaaaaaaaaaaaaaaaaaaacaattttttttaattataatagaaTTTAACCTCAATctaaccatttttttcttttttgctttcaaCGTAAGAATTTAGTGTTTTTACAGGCTTAAACTGGGTTTAAAtggatatttttaatgtatttaaattttgttgtgtttgggtTTGTAATTGATCAAAAGAGTCTAAATTCTAGTAGTATTTATCTAACTTCAAACTAACAATTTTTTGGCACTCTCAAAGCTGTTGGAAAGCACTTTCCAGTTCACGCAGAAACTTCACGATATACTTAAAGCCAAATCAGATCCTTGCAGAAAAGTCCTGGTCTTGTAGGGGGTTTTTCTCCAGTTTTCCCATGTGTTTAACACTCTACCCCACCACAAAGACAGTAGGTGGCCCACTGGCGAGGCCTTTGTTTGCACATCTTGAGTCTTGTCTTCTGTCGTTTGCATTTCTTCAATGGCGTCCAAATGGGCCATTGTTGATTCCTCCAGCTGGCACGGTTGGAGGTGAGCGGAGTGGGCCGGCGGAGGATCCTTTATCCCTCCCTGTGCCTCACTATCTCCCTTTCTCCACAACAGAGCAGCTGTAAAGCTAACCTTTAGACCTCATTGCTCAGCATCTAGTTCAGCTGGTCAGAAGTGGTTAAGTCGTTGCTAGCTCTAAGAAGACGTGGCAATGGATGGTGAGAAGGACCTAAACCATGTGGAAACGGCCACATGTGAGGATTTGGGAAGGTAGGAGACGTTTAAGACCGTTTTAGCTCTGATATACGAAGGTGAGCAGCTGCGATTGTGTCGTTGGGCCGCTAGCTCGGTGGGGTTGTTTTCATAGCTAGCAGATTGAATTCAAACCGCTTTAAAGAGCAAAACATTgactggttttgtttttgttcatgcaaattaatcaaatgtgaatCAAACGTGTTTATTCATTTGCAAAGACTGAACTTTAGTTCCCAGCACAAGGGCATGCGTGATAAAAGTTTATCGTTGAGAGCGGGCCTTGAACTCCGACACATTTCCTTGTTTGGTGTGTTTCTGGAGCGTCTCATGTCAGCATTTGATGCttatcttttttgttttgagCTGTGTGGCGTCTTTGCGAGCTTTGTTTTATCATCAGATGATTCTGCAGGGGATGTTCGATGCTTGTAGTCTTCGTTTCTAAATCACTGCGCATCTTTAGGGTAAATAGAAGTCGCGAAGTTTGATCAAGACTGTTGAACAGGATCTCAGGATCCTTTTTATTGTTCTAACATTACGAAACCGGATTGACACACTGTTTAAATACTAATGCATTGAATTAAAGTGTTTGAACagtgcgttttatttatttaaggcaAGTACTTTCGTTTACAGGTGACTTTTCCAAATGGCTTTGCTGGATTGCGTTTCCTATAAACGCCCACAGCGTGGCGGCAGATTCCCGAATCCTGCGATTAGCCCCAATACACAAGCTCAGACATGAGAAACAGGACTgctagtgtgagagtgtgagCTGTGGTTTATTGATGTGGTTAAAGGTGAAGCCGGTGTGGATGAGATCTGAGGGGTGTTAAAATAGGTCTGCAATATTAAGTGTGTTTTTAATGTCTCGTGTGGCTTGTTTTAGGCTAATGGAAAATTAAATGGAGTAATGTTTATTAATTCATCCATCCAAAGCAGTTCAAGTCTCATTAGTTTCACATGAACTTGGTAAGTTATTTTTAATCGTTTACTTCCGCAATTAAATTCTGGATGTGTATTCTGGATAGCATGTTTTCATGAAGGTCAGAAAAAACCTTTCCCAATCTTCTCATTGTATGCAAATCACATTTAAGAACAGACTTATTGCTTTATTTCCTGGCATTCCTGCTTCTTATAGCAACATTAGACATCTTGGAAGTCTCTTTTAGTGTTAATCAGCATTTATTAGGCGCCAAAGATGCGGATCTGATTTGAATGTGTTTGCATATCACATAAATGGATTTGCTTCCTTATCCAAAAGTTTGAAGACCGAACCAACCTCACAAAAGCTGGCTGAGCTCTTAAACATCTAATTGTAGAAGTTATTTCAGTGGCTGCCAGGTCCTTGTGTCGCAAtggtttcttttttattgttgcGTGCCGTAGAAGCATCTCTTCCCCCGCAGATGAGCTCAGAATGTTTCCGTGACATTTGAGTCATTCGTGATCATTACGCCCATCGTAGCTGGACGTTATTAGTGTAAGACATGCAATAAACACACTGAGCGGGCATACAGGGCATGACTTTTAACctagttaattgaaataaatatttacttattgTAAGTACTTTTTGTATATACTTAGCTAATGTCTAAAATATGTATTACATATAAAAGTACatgtattacaatttttatttatttggcgtttaattaatattgttttcataaagaataaaaatgctttttaaaattaaatattcaaataattaaaaatattttttctttaagaatggaataattgaacaatttttcttttataatactttaaatattattggcCTTTAtcaatattttagatatttgtattttcttataCAAcccagaaatgttttattttatatatatatattagtaatttgaaagtaattcatattcatgaaaGCGTGATACACACTGGTCATATGACTACGAGTGTTTTTATTGCATGTCATGCTGTCTTTCAGCCTATATTTCAGCCAGTCACACCTGTGTCCTTGAGTCATAAATGTAATGGCTCTGATTGCTGGGAAAGGTGACATGTGCTTTCCAGTAGCTGAGCTTAGCATGTAGCCACCATAACAGACGTTTAAGGCTCTCAGATTACCCACAAACCTCTCGAAGCTGAATGAGGAAGCAGACTGTGGCTTACTTTGAGTTCCTTTCAGGTGAAGAATTCGGACGATTTGACTTTCGCTTCTATAAATCTTTACTCTTTTCACTGTAAACTCATTCGCTTTCACTTCTTTTCATAAGCTGCTGTGTTTCTCAGCATGTTTTGACGTGCAGGTGTTCCATTACATCAGCAAGCCACAGTCACACCATCTGAGGTCAGAGACTCCGCCCACTCGCATTTGCATACAGAACCAGCAGCTGCTCCCATTGGAACACTAACTCTGTCCTCAGCCCCGCCCACTCTGTTGCATACAGTGGAAGGGAGCCACTCCCATTGGTTCAGCCGCAGCCCCGCCCCTCATTTGAATACAGATGAAGGCAGCGGGAGCGTGGCTGTAGACCAGAGCTGTGTTTCTTAGACTCGTTGAATGCCTAGactcagatttattttaatgtacttatTGCTTCTGGCCAAGTGTCTGACTCCAGTGTTATGGCTTGAGGCCAATTCTGTACACTTCTGAGGATGAACCGATCGTTGAGTTTACGATTATCTCGCAGGAATGGACATGATATCTACAGGTATGGTGGAATAGCACTCTTTGAGTCCTTGGAGTAGGTTTTCATTCAATGGGCTGCATTCGATGTCCAACTTTTTAAAATTTACTCATAATTTACAAGCTGAAATTGGTGCAGGGTTTCGTTTAAAGGTTGTTTTTCAGTCAGTagtgtttatttatgcatttttactgCTGTGGTTGGGTAATCGAGGTCGGAGTGAAGGGCCGTTGGTGTGTTTTATAATCTAGAGTCTGTTTAACCATTACACTCGAATCATCGCCTGAGAGAAACTCGTAAAGCTGCACTGTTTGTTTGATATGATGCCATTATTCCTGCTATTGACCTTATTAAAGAAGCGAAGTGTGGTGTATTGCCCATCTGTCCGTGTTTTATGAGCGTTGGCATGGCCTCGTAAACCCAGCCGCTGTATAAGGGTGAAGTTGAGAGGTGTGAGCATCAGTTATGAGGCTGACGGTGTTTTTGGGATGTTTTCGCAGCTATGCGGTGGACGCCGGGACGATTCCTGCCAAGGCCAAGAAGGGGAGGACGAAAGGCAAGCTGGGGAGCAGGAAGGCAATGAGTTTGGAGGAGAATCAGCTGGAGCTTCAGCAGCAGACCAAGAGCCTGAGCCGGCAGGTCCCGCCCAGGTACGAGAGCCATCGCTCTGGGGTGGTGAACCAGTACAATTAAGACTATACGTTACTCTAATGGTCAATACCACACTGTTAACTGTTAGGAAACGGGATATGAATGGGTaaattaaaagacttttttttaaaaatgtttttgtaataggCTTCAATAGCTAAAATATATGATGTTCATATagagaaatacaaatatttaaacaagaacaaaaaattaaaagtaaatgttattttgtataaagcgttttaaatgttttaaattgtatgtttttaaagataGTAGAtccaataaattaaatattaaaatatttattaaaatataaatattttatgaaataaaacatttatttggcaatcatttttttaatctaaaatgtattttaaatatccattaaaatatagtaaaaaaatactgtataaatttaaagattatatttatatatcattaatatttaaaatcattaatatctaaaatcagtttttgttgggtttaatttttttttactattaaagtatttttttttttaaagttatgaatatattcttttaaaaattgtttatattattattgttttgtatttaaatataggaATACAATATATGAACAAACATTTTCTCCAcagcaaattaaatatacatatatttatataatattgtatctgtttgtttgttttttttttacatgtaaagaaatgaatacatttaaaggaaaatatattacaaaatgtatttgttttacttcaaaacaaattacatttatacaaaatgcatcttgtattttaatacaatacagaaaaaaagctacatttatttttattacttctcCTACTTTTAATTCATATTAAAGTGTGTGTTTTGGTGGCAGGTCTCAGACTCTGGAAGTGGACAGTCCTTTAGAGAGAAGCGACAGTCTCAACTCAAGAAGTGTAAGAAGACGTTTCATTCCTCTTCTCTAACTCTAACATGATCGACACGTTTCTAAATGTTCATTGTCTTTCTTCTCAGAGTTTCATGAAGCACAACAAAACATTCCACAAACTCTTCCCAGAGATCCCAGAGACTGAGGATCTGCTGCACGGTGAGAGACTGTacattcatctgtgtgtgtgtgtgtagtgtgagACTCTGCAGCAGCGGcgtgacacgtgtgtgtgtgtgtgtgtgtgtgtgtgtgtgtgtgcagcttaCGTCTGTGCGCTGCAGAAGGAAGTGCCTTACCACGGCCGTCTGTACATCAGCGACAGCAGCCTGTGCTTCTTCTCCTCCGTGCTGCTCAAAGACACCAAGGTGAGGAGCAGACCACACGTGTGCTCAGAGCTGCCCTCTCAGCCCAGGATAACacccctctgtgtgtgtgtgtttcagctgatCGTCCCCGTCTCCAGTGTGACCGTCCTGAAGAAGCAGAACACAGCGCTGCTCGTGCCAAACGCCATCTCTGTGCGGACCACAGACGGAGAGAAGGTCCGAGCCTCAATTGAGCACACTGTCCTctgaaaaatgatgaaaataaaccTTTATGCTGATTAGTgctaattaatactttttttttttttttttgtgaaacataCCGATTAATGctaattatttaaagaaaaaagtttttagtgatttattcctacaaaaaaaaaattataactttttttgatTAATGCTAATTaatagtcagatttttttttaagacatactgattgatgttaattacaaaaaatgtattttagatttcATTTGTGAAACATGCATACCAAttctaattattaaaaaaagtattacagtaatttttagtgatttaataaaaacaaaattctaatacAAATtgatgttaattaattaaaactattttttaagtgaaacataccagttaacacacacacatcattatatttatattagttttatgaaACATTCTGATTAATAATTGCAAAAAATGATGTAATTtagtgaaatatataaatataaaatttgttttataaaaaatattgcaataacatactcaaaaaaaacaaaactaagtgAAAGTTTCAACGTTACATTTAATTCTTTCTTTTATAAGAGACAAAgcctaaaaaaaataagttttagattgaaatgtgcatttttttttttttcattttgagaatgattattttatttatattttgagtgtttttgacacttttttttttttttgagttttccttGTATTCAAATCtgattttgtgtgttttcattgagaaagccgtgtgtgtgtgtataatattgaAGGCTGGTTTACTGAAGAGAAGTAAATGAATGTGTTTGTCCTCTGCAGTATTTGTTCGTGTCTCTGAGGAACAGAGAAGGCTGTTATAAGCTGCTGCGAGCCGTCTGTCCTCAGCtgctggtgagtgtgtgtgtgtgtgtgtgagagtgtgtgtgtgtgtgttcatgtgtttgaCTCGCTCCTGACGCGTGGCGCTCTGCTCCTGACAGGACGGCAGTGCTAACAGCAGTCCTCTCCTGTCGTCGGCCGAGAACAGCTTCGATCAGGCCAAGCCGGTGGTAAGTGAGTCTCTGCGCTCGTCTGGATCTGATCTGATCCGTGCTGACACTAAACCTGCGTCTCTCCCAGCAGAGCTCCAGTCAGTCCAGTCTGGACGACTCGTACGAGCTGTGTCCTCCCGTCCAGCCGTCTGCGTCTCCGCTCGCTGCAGGTGCGTACACGCCGCTCTCGAACACCTCACCGCTGCCGGACTTACACAAGATGACGTGTGTGCTTCTGTGTTTCAGAAAACAGCCAGATTAAGAGCCAGCCGCAGACGCCAGACGAGAGCTCGAGCGAGGAATACACCGGTACGACACACACTCACATCTGAAGGAGTCCGAGTGAGGATGCGTTTGATTGGCTGACCGTGTT from Carassius auratus strain Wakin unplaced genomic scaffold, ASM336829v1 scaf_tig00034894, whole genome shotgun sequence encodes:
- the LOC113081669 gene encoding GRAM domain-containing protein 2B-like isoform X4, whose protein sequence is MNRSLSLRLSRRNGHDIYSYAVDAGTIPAKAKKGRTKGKLGSRKAMSLEENQLELQQQTKSLSRQVPPRSQTLEVDSPLERSDSLNSRSSFMKHNKTFHKLFPEIPETEDLLHAYVCALQKEVPYHGRLYISDSSLCFFSSVLLKDTKLIVPVSSVTVLKKQNTALLVPNAISVRTTDGEKYLFVSLRNREGCYKLLRAVCPQLLDGSANSSPLLSSAENSFDQAKPVQSSSQSSLDDSYELCPPVQPSASPLAAENSQIKSQPQTPDESSSEEYTGSSWVWSVTDRARSLLIQREISNLNTLLLIYLILVFLLLLSSGYIGLRIVALEEQLTSLGALPEYTLQSGYKET
- the LOC113081669 gene encoding GRAM domain-containing protein 2B-like isoform X2 codes for the protein MLENKRERLKTFLRKIDESAISRIKHLMKESYAVDAGTIPAKAKKGRTKGKLGSRKAMSLEENQLELQQQTKSLSRQVPPRSQTLEVDSPLERSDSLNSRSSFMKHNKTFHKLFPEIPETEDLLHAYVCALQKEVPYHGRLYISDSSLCFFSSVLLKDTKLIVPVSSVTVLKKQNTALLVPNAISVRTTDGEKYLFVSLRNREGCYKLLRAVCPQLLDGSANSSPLLSSAENSFDQAKPVSSSQSSLDDSYELCPPVQPSASPLAAENSQIKSQPQTPDESSSEEYTGSSWVWSVTDRARSLLIQREISNLNTLLLIYLILVFLLLLSSGYIGLRIVALEEQLTSLGALPEYTLQSGYKET
- the LOC113081669 gene encoding GRAM domain-containing protein 2B-like isoform X3 produces the protein MDGEKDLNHVETATCEDLGSYAVDAGTIPAKAKKGRTKGKLGSRKAMSLEENQLELQQQTKSLSRQVPPRSQTLEVDSPLERSDSLNSRSSFMKHNKTFHKLFPEIPETEDLLHAYVCALQKEVPYHGRLYISDSSLCFFSSVLLKDTKLIVPVSSVTVLKKQNTALLVPNAISVRTTDGEKYLFVSLRNREGCYKLLRAVCPQLLDGSANSSPLLSSAENSFDQAKPVQSSSQSSLDDSYELCPPVQPSASPLAAENSQIKSQPQTPDESSSEEYTGSSWVWSVTDRARSLLIQREISNLNTLLLIYLILVFLLLLSSGYIGLRIVALEEQLTSLGALPEYTLQSGYKET
- the LOC113081669 gene encoding GRAM domain-containing protein 2B-like isoform X1, translated to MLENKRERLKTFLRKIDESAISRIKHLMKESYAVDAGTIPAKAKKGRTKGKLGSRKAMSLEENQLELQQQTKSLSRQVPPRSQTLEVDSPLERSDSLNSRSSFMKHNKTFHKLFPEIPETEDLLHAYVCALQKEVPYHGRLYISDSSLCFFSSVLLKDTKLIVPVSSVTVLKKQNTALLVPNAISVRTTDGEKYLFVSLRNREGCYKLLRAVCPQLLDGSANSSPLLSSAENSFDQAKPVQSSSQSSLDDSYELCPPVQPSASPLAAENSQIKSQPQTPDESSSEEYTGSSWVWSVTDRARSLLIQREISNLNTLLLIYLILVFLLLLSSGYIGLRIVALEEQLTSLGALPEYTLQSGYKET
- the LOC113081669 gene encoding GRAM domain-containing protein 2B-like isoform X5, whose product is MNRSLSLRLSRRNGHDIYSYAVDAGTIPAKAKKGRTKGKLGSRKAMSLEENQLELQQQTKSLSRQVPPRSQTLEVDSPLERSDSLNSRSSFMKHNKTFHKLFPEIPETEDLLHAYVCALQKEVPYHGRLYISDSSLCFFSSVLLKDTKLIVPVSSVTVLKKQNTALLVPNAISVRTTDGEKYLFVSLRNREGCYKLLRAVCPQLLDGSANSSPLLSSAENSFDQAKPVSSSQSSLDDSYELCPPVQPSASPLAAENSQIKSQPQTPDESSSEEYTGSSWVWSVTDRARSLLIQREISNLNTLLLIYLILVFLLLLSSGYIGLRIVALEEQLTSLGALPEYTLQSGYKET